One genomic region from Quercus robur chromosome 4, dhQueRobu3.1, whole genome shotgun sequence encodes:
- the LOC126723653 gene encoding wall-associated receptor kinase-like 2, translating into MESFSFYTLSIVLFLCLFCDTTYCQQAYLNNSQLNCTGNPSISKGYLCNRPLQSCKSYVTFRSQPPYDTAKSIADLFGSEASLIASTNNVSNIFDSIPANKLTTVPITCSCSGSIYQYYTHYTVKKSDTYFRIANDTYQGLTTCQALIGQNYYNSEDIPVGIELTIPVRCACPTENQTVNGVISLLDYMATTNDTVSSIAKAFEVSVQSILEANMLSQNSTIYPFTPILVPLESKICTTNPGSFFCDCPNGYAADGVSCKTDPRKLPVKWIALLGIGIGMVFLCLFLLGYKLYQFLKKRKHRIHKEKLFKQNGGFLLQEKFSTYGSSEKAKIFTAEELQRATDNYNKSRFLGQGGYGTVYKGMLPDGNIVAVKKSKGIDKSQIEQFINEVVILSQINHRNIVKLLGCCLETDYPLLVYEFIPNGTLSQHIHRRDLELSLSWENRIRIACEVSGAVAYMHCAASIPILHRDIKSSNILLDDKFAAKVSDFGTSRAVPDDKTHFTTEVKGTLGYLDPEYFQSSQFTEKSDVYSFGVVLVELLTGEKPISFARDEEERNLVSHFIALTKEDRLHQILQPRVAREASTEDIHAIANLAMRCLRLNGKKRPTMKEVSMELEALRKSQKCLENFQEPHILRDEVSFISIDSTRESQEPTEETIISSLEMESASTILKSA; encoded by the exons ATGGAGAGCTTTTCATTCTATACTCTCTCAATAGTCCTGTTTCTATGTTTGTTTTGTGACACAACATATTGCCAACAAGCTTACCTGAACAATTCACAGCTCAACTGCACTGGCAACCCTTCTATATCAAAAGGGTACCTATGCAATCGTCCTCTGCAGTCATGCAAATCCTATGTAACCTTCAGGTCCCAACCACCCTATGACACTGCCAAAAGCATCGCCGATTTGTTTGGATCGGAAGCCTCCCTTATTGCTTCAACAAACAATGTCTCAAATATTTTCGACAGCATTCCAGCTAATAAGTTGACTACAGTTCCAATTACATGCTCATGTTCTGGCTCTATCTACCAGTACTACACTCATTACACCGTCAAGAAATCAGATACATATTTTCGTATAGCGAATGATACTTACCAAGGCCTTACCACTTGCCAGGCATTGATTGGTCAAAACTACTATAATAGTGAAGATATTCCGGTGGGCATAGAGCTGACGATTCCAGTGAGATGTGCATGCCCAACTGAGAATCAGACGGTGAATGGAGTCATCTCCTTGCTCGATTATATGGCGACAACAAATGATACGGTTTCATCAATTGCAAAGGCTTTTGAGGTGAGTGTGCAGAGCATATTAGAGGCAAACATGTTGTCACAGAATAGCACTATCTATCCATTTACACCTATTCTGGTTCCTCTGGAAAGCAAAATTTGCACTACAAATCCGGGTAGTTTCTTTTGCGACTGTCCTAATGGCTATGCTGCAGATGGTGTCAGCTGCAAGACCGATCCTAGAAAGCTTCCGGTCAAATGGATTGCTCTATtag GTATTGGCATTGGCATGGTATTCTTGTGTCTATTTCTTTTAGGCTACAAGTTATATCAGTtcctgaagaaaagaaaacacagaATTCATAAGGAAAAATTGTTCAAGCAAAACGGTGGCTTCTTGTTACAAGAAAAATTCTCAACTTATGGAAGTAGTGAGAAAGCAAAGATATTCACTGCAGAGGAACTGCAAAGGGCAACAGACAACTACAACAAAAGCAGATTTCTTGGTCAAGGAGGCTATGGTACAGTTTATAAAGGAATGTTACCTGATGGCAACATAGTTGCAGTTAAGAAGTCAAAAGGAATTGATAAAAGCCAAATTGAGcaattcattaatgaagtaGTCATTCTTTCCCAAATCAATCATAGAAACATTGTCAAATTATTGGGTTGTTGTTTGGAGACTGACTATCCGTTACTTGTTTATGAATTTATTCCTAATGGAACCCTTTCCCAACATATCCATCGGCGAGACCTTGAATTATCACTTTCATGGGAGAACCGCATTAGAATTGCATGTGAAGTTTCTGGAGCAGTAGCATATATGCATTGTGCAGCTTCAATCCCCATCCTTCATCGAGACATCAAATCTTCCAACATTCTCTTGGATGATAAGTTTGCTGCCAAAGTGTCTGACTTTGGTACATCAAGAGCAGTCCCGGATGATAAAACTCACTTCACCACAGAAGTGAAAGGAACTTTGGGGTACTTGGACCCAGAGTACTTCCAATCAAGCCAATTCACAGAAAAAAGTGATGTATATAGCTTTGGAGTTGTGCTTGTAGAGCTTCTAACCGGGGAAAAACCAATTTCTTTTGCAAGagatgaagaagagagaaatcTTGTTTCGCACTTCATTGCATTGACAAAGGAGGATAGACTGCATCAGATTTTACAACCTCGAGTTGCTAGAGAAGCAAGTACAGAGGATATTCATGCTATTGCAAACCTGGCAATGAGATGTTTGAGATTGAATGGAAAAAAGCGGCCTACAATGAAAGAGGTTTCGATGGAGCTGGAAGCTTTGAGAAAATCCCAAAAATGCTTAGAGAATTTCCAAGAGCCTCATATATTGAGAGATGAAGTATCATTCATATCCATAGACAGCACAAGGGAAAGCCAAGAACCTACAGAGGAAACGATCATCTCTTCCCTGGAAATGGAGTCTGCATCAACAATCTTGAAATCAGCTTGA
- the LOC126722557 gene encoding uncharacterized protein LOC126722557, whose translation MRILGWNCRGICHASTVRALGAQIKGAKPDVVFLSKTKANESRMEFVKNFLKFDNKIVVEAKGSAGGLCIMWKTGLVINGVEFDKNMIAVKVTDKCTEWLLIGFYGPPYQAKKRKVWGNLFALLESHQGPWACIGDFNFIINEEEQIGGNKGGSSGENYLKELMFEFNAVDLGDERCNGVIENTWNANVAESDFTKLYKKQGATRDALRKWNKEVFGHCQNRINILLKKIKEVQDKHPSPKNELVENALQIELSEWLLRSEVIWRQKSRELWLKLEDDICFPEHLEHLILPCITEEENEILQSIPIPEEIKNALFQMQDLKASGPNGFLALFYKQLWPTVGNDVIKAVTSFFIMGSMPREVNASLIVLIPKISNPTSVNHFKSISLCNMVYKVISKLLVEKIRPLLDKMISPTQSAFIPNRWIAENQIIVQEVLHSFKTRKTKPGLMAIKLDL comes from the exons ATGAGGATCCTTGGTTGGAACTGTCGGGGCATCTGCCACGCCTCGACAGTTCGAGCCCTTGGGGCTCAAATAAAAGGGGCAAAACCTGATGTGGTTTTCCTCTCTAAAACCAAAGCAAATGAGAGTCGTATggaatttgttaaaaattttcttaagtttgataataaaattgttgttgagGCTAAGGGTAGTGCAGGTGGTTTGTGTATTATGTGGAAGACTGGTTTGGTTATCAATGGGGTGGAATTTGATAAGAATATGATTGCTGTCAAAGTAACTGATAAGTGCACTGAATGGCTCCTAATCGGGTTCTATGGTCCCCCATACCAAGCAAAGAAGAGGAAAGTCTGGGGGAATCTATTTGCTCTGCTTGAATCACACCAGGGTCCGTGGGCATGTATTGGTGATTTTAACTTCATCATTAATGAGGAGGAACAAATTGGAGGCAACAAAGGTGGATCTTCAGGAGAAAACTATCTCAAAGAGTTAATGTTCGAATTTAATGCAGTGGACCTTGG GGATGAAAGGTGCAATGGTGTCATTGAAAACACTTGGAATGCTAATGTAGCTGAGTCAGATTTTACTAAGCTGTATAAAAAGCAAGGTGCCACCAGAGATGCCCTTCGCAAATGGAACAAGGAGGTTTTCGGCCACTGCCAGAATAGAATCAATATTCTGCTCAAGAAAATAAAGGAGGTTCAAGATAAGCACCCATCTCCGAAAAATGAGTTAGTTGAAAATGCCCTACAAATTGAACTCTCTGAATGGCTCCTTAGAAGTGAAGTAATTTGGCGGCAAAAATCCAGAGAGTTATGGCTCAAACTAG AAGATGATATTTGTTTTCCAGAGCACCTTGAGCACCTAATTCTGCCGTGTATAACAGAGGAAGAAAATGAGATACTTCAAAGTATTCCCATTCCGGAGGAGATAAAAAATGCTCTTTTCCAAATGCAAGACCTTAAGGCTTCGGGGCCGAATGGTTTTCTAGCTCTATTCTACAAGCAGCTCTGGCCTACAGTGGGAAATGATGTGATTAAAGCAGTGACTTCCTTCTTCATCATGGGTTCAATGCCTAGAGAGGTAAATGCTTCCCTGATTGTGCTTATCCCAAAAATCTCAAACCCGACCTCTGTTAACCACTTCAAATCGATAAGCCTGTGTAATATGGTATATAAAGTTATCTCAAAGCTCCTGGTGGAAAAGATTAGGCCTTTGCTTGACAAAATGATCTCTCCTACCCAATCAGCCTTCATCCCAAACAGATGGATAGCTGAAAACCAAATCATTGTTCAAGAAGTTCTCCATAGCTTTAAGACTCGTAAAACCAAGCCTGGCCTCATGGCCATCAAGCTTGATCTCTAA
- the LOC126724546 gene encoding DNA-directed RNA polymerases IV and V subunit 5B-like, producing MAENGTNGDCGVVGSGGRGGGGGGGREDCITSHVDEGSAESHRYYLSRRTVWEMLRDRGYVVPDLELARSLAEFRSVFGDKPDLLRLRITVSHSSNPYNRMMVIFCGTEEIRTASVRNLYAQIMSTEHLKGLILIRESKINHFARKGLEKYPYKVEVFQITDLLVNITKHILMPKHEILNAEGKQRLLSQYKVKDTQLPRMLETDPVARYYGLEKGQVVKVTYSGEFIDSLETYRAVL from the exons atggCTGAGAATGGTACCAACGGCGATTGCGGCGTCGTTGGCAGCGgcggaagaggaggaggaggaggaggagggagaGAAGATTGCATAACGAGCCACGTGGATGAAGGGAGCGCGGAGAGCCACAGGTACTACCTGTCGCGGCGCACCGTTTGGGAAATGCTGAGAGACCGAGGCTACGTCGTGCCTGACTTGGAGCTCGCTCGCTCTCTCGCCGAGTTCCGCTCCGTCTTCGGCGATAAACCTGACCTCCTCCGCCTCCGCATTACTGTCTCTCACTCCTCCAATCCCTACAATCGG ATGATGGTTATCTTCTGTGGAACCGAGGAAATCAGAACAGCGTCAGTTCGTAACCTTTATGCTCAGATCATGAGCACAGAACATCTGAAGGGGCTAATTCTTATTCGTGAGAGTAAGATTAACCATTTTGCTCGAAAAGGACTGGAAAAATATCCGTACAAAGTTGAGGTTTTCCAA ATTACTGACTTGTTGGTTAATATTACAAAACACATTTTGATGCCAAAACATGAGATACTGAATGCTGAAGGAAAacaaaggctgttaagtcagtACAAAGTGAAAGATACACAG CTACCTCGGATGCTAGAAACTGACCCTGTTGCACGATACTATGGGCTGGAGAAGGGGCAAGTGGTAAAAGTTACTTATAGTGGCGAATTTATTGATTCACTCGAAACTTACCGTGCTGTTCTGTGA